From the genome of Streptomyces sp. V2I9:
CTCGACACCGTCCTCGACCGCGTCCTCGACGACATCGGGCGTGATGTCACTGACGAAATCCCCGAACCCCATGGCCTAGTTCCCCCCGCCGCCCTGCTGCTCCTTCTGCCGCGCCCGCTCCTCGGGCGATGGCCCGAACATGTCGTCCACGGACCGGTCGAACGTCTGCTGATCCACACCGAACAGCTCTTTCAGCTGCTCCGCCTGTCGACCGCCGTTCCCCTCGGTGACGAGCGCCCGTCCGGTGTCCTTCCAGGTCTGCCCGGCCTCGTCCGCCGCCCGCTCGAACGACTCGCGGCTGTAGTCGGGGCTCAGATAGTCCGGGGTGAACACATCGCCCCACCCCTGCTTGACGATCTCGTCCTCGGAAGCATGCGGATTCCCCACGCCCGCGTTGACGACGATCTTCAACGTGCCCTGGACGTACTGGTCCTCCTCCCACACGATCCCCGCCGCCAGCCCGAGCTTCGCCGCGATCGCGTTGGCGTCCTGGACGAGCGCGCGGACGCCCCACTCCCACCGCTCGCAGAAGTCCTCGAAGTCCACGGACAGCCCGTGATGTCCGGCCTCCATCCCGGTCATCGACAGCTCGGACAGCCCTTTGCCCAGCACGGCCCCCGTGCCGTCCCCGATCTCCTTCAACTCGGCCACGGCCCCGCGCAGCCCGCTGGTAATCTGCTGAACGCTGACCGGATCGACGTTGAGGTCCTCGGCCCCCGTACCGCTCACAGGTCCCGCCCCTCGCTCGGTACGTCCGCATCGACGGCGACGGCATCCGGCACGATCCCCACCACTGGCGGGAACAGCATCGACCCGTCCGGATCAGCCACATTCACCGCGACCCCGGCCGGCACCCCCATCGCCGGAATGACCTCGTCCAGCAACCGGGCCCCCCGGAACGCGGCGTACTCCCAGCTCCTGGAGCCGGCCCCGGCCATCCCTTCCAGCACGGCCCGCTCCTCGGCGAACCGGGCCAGAGCGGCCTCATCGGTGAACCCGCACACCCACCGCACCCCACCGAACTCGGCGGTCCACAACCCACCCCGGTCGTACGGCACGAGCACCAACGACCGCCGCAGCTCACCCACCAGAGCCCCCGGATCACCGACCCCGGACCGCCGCTCGGCTATCCGATCCGCCAGAGCTACCCCGTCAGCCATCGAATCCCCCCCCCCCCCCCGGATACGCGTGCTGTCGCCCTTCACTCCTGCACACGCTAGGGCACCACGCACGACGGCAACCACGCGGTTCCAGCCGTCCCCACAGCCTCCACACCTCGGCCGGGCCCCGAACACAATGAAGGCCCTGGTCTCCGACCAGGGCCTTCATCAAAGAGCGGGTGACGAGAATCGAACTCGCGCTCTGAGCTTGGGAATCAGCGGCTCTTACGCTGCTGGAGGGGCTCTGACCTGCGCTTTCGGATTGGTCAGGTGGATGGCTCCCGGTCTCTGAGAACCATATCTGACCGCTGTTGTCCGCTCTGCTGGGCACGGATGGGGCACGAGAGCTGGCAGTGCGACGCGTGATCCGGGCGGGCCGGCTGGTCAGAGGGAGATGATGCGCACTTGGTTGCCGCAGAGCTTGTTCATGTCGTCGCTGTCGGACGTCAGCAGGGCGACGGGTTTCGGCTGGCGGAGGGCGACCTCGGCGACCGTGGCGTCGAGGGCGTACTTGTGCCTGTGCAGTCCGGCACCTTTGAGGAGTACAGCCGCCGCTTTCGCCGACTGTTCGGTGACCGGCTCCACCTTGACGCGGGAGAGGACCCAGTTCAGGGCGAGGCGCGTTGGTACGGGAGTGGCTGACTTCCACAATGGTGGTGGCCCGATGACCAGGTTGGCTCCCATGTCATGGAAGACTTGAAGCATCGCGAGGAGCTTGCGGTCCTGCGCGATCCAGGCGGAGAGCCCTTCCGAGTCCAGGACGACGGTTTCGATGCGCTCGCTCACGCGGCGTCCGCACCCGTGGAGGTGCCGGCGGAGCCGAAGATCTTCGCGCGAGCCTCGGCGAGCTCCTCGTCGCTGAAGGGACCGTGCTCTTCCTCGTGACGGCGGAGGTCGTCGACCAGAAGCTGGTGCCGGATCTGGCGGGATACGGCTTCCGCCACGTACCCGGAGACGTTGTCCGTGAGCTTGCGGAGCTCCGCCACCTGGTCGCTGGGCAGCGTGACAGTGATGCGAGTCGTTGAGGGCATCAAACCAATCATATTGGAGTATGCGAGGGTCGGCTGAGTCACAGGCCCCTGCCTTGATGGTTGCGACCGCATGCGTCGGGTGATGACAGAGCAGCCGCTCTCCGGCCGTCCACTGGGGGGCAAGGATTTGGACCGACGCCGCTGGAGGGCAAGCGAAAGGCCCCGGTCTCTGACCAGGGCCTTCATTGAGCCCTTTCCAACCTGACGGTGTGCGCCGGTGGTTGGCGGGATATGCGAAGCGGTGAAGC
Proteins encoded in this window:
- a CDS encoding type II toxin-antitoxin system CcdA family antitoxin gives rise to the protein MPSTTRITVTLPSDQVAELRKLTDNVSGYVAEAVSRQIRHQLLVDDLRRHEEEHGPFSDEELAEARAKIFGSAGTSTGADAA